In one window of Camelina sativa cultivar DH55 chromosome 15, Cs, whole genome shotgun sequence DNA:
- the LOC104747290 gene encoding somatic embryogenesis receptor kinase 4 isoform X2, whose amino-acid sequence MTSWKNGTKTTPLLPLADSTIQFYSQSRRKRRSLSSADTANNVLQSWDATLVTPCTWFHVTCNNQNKVTRVDLGNAQLSGKLVPELGQLSNLQYFCTYACRRELYSNNITGEIPEELGDLRELVSLDLYANNIGGPIPSSLGKLEKLRFLRLNNNSLSGEIPMELTSVQLQVLDISNNRLTGDIPVNGSFSLFTPISFYNNNLTPLSEPPPTSTAPTPPQPSGRPMTAAIAGGVAAGAALLFAVPAIALAWWLRRKPHDRFFDVPAEEDPEVHLGQLKRFTLRELLVATDNFSNKNVLGRGGFGKVYKGRLADSSLVAVKRLKEERTKGGELQFQTEVEMISMAVHRNLLRLRGFCMTPTERLLVYPYMANGSVASCLRERAEGNPALDWPKRKHIALGSARGLAYLHDHCDQKIIHRDVKAANILLDEEFEAVVGDFGLAKLMNYNDSHVTTAVRGTIGHIAPEYLSTGKSSEKTDVFGYGVMLLELITGQKAFDLARLANDDDIMLLDWVKEVLKEKKLESLVDAELEGKYVETEVEQLIQMALLCTQSSALERPKMSEVVRMLEGDGLAQRWEEWQKEEMQTHDFNYQAYPQAGTDWLIPYSNSLIENDYPSGPR is encoded by the exons ATGACAAGTTGGAAAAATGGAACAAAGACCACTCCTTTGCTTCCTTTGGCTGATTCTACTATTCAATTTTACTCTCAGAGTCGCCGGAAACGCcgaag TTTATCATCAGCTGACACTGCAAACAATGTACTCCAAAGCTGGGATGCTACTCTTGTTACTCCTTGTACCTGGTTTCATGTTACTTGCAATAATCAGAATAAAGTTACTCGTGT TGATCTTGGGAATGCACAACTATCTGGGAAACTGGTTCCAGAACTTGGTCAACTTTCAAACTTGCAGTACTT CTGTACCTATGCATGCAGAAG GGAGCTTTATAGCAATAACATTACTGGGGAGATACCTGAAGAGCTTGGCGACTTGAGGGAACTAGTGAGCTTGGATCTATATGCGAATAACATAGGCGGTCCCATCCCGTCGTCTCTTGGCAAACTAGAGAAACTCCGATTCTT GCGTCTTAACAACAATAGCTTATCTGGGGAAATTCCAATGGAATTGACTTCTGTGCAGCTGCAAGTTCT CGATATCTCAAACAACCGGCTCACTGGAGATATTCCTGTTAATGGTTCCTTTTCGCTCTTCACTCCTATTAG tttttacaataataatttaacgCCACTCTCTGAACCTCCGCCTACTTCTACCGCTCCTACGCCACCACAACCTTCAG GCAGACCAATGACTGCAGCAATAGCAGGGGGAGTTGCTGCAGGTGCAGCACTTCTATTTGCTGTTCCAGCCATTGCGCTAGCTTGGTGGCTGAGAAGAAAACCACATGACCGCTTTTTTGATGTACCTG CTGAAGAAGACCCAGAGGTTCATTTAGGACAACTCAAAAGGTTTACCTTGCGTGAACTGTTAGTTGCTACAGATAACTTTAGcaataaaaatgttttgggtAGAGGTGGTTTTGGTAAAGTGTATAAAGGACGTTTAGCTGATAGCTCTCTAGTGGCTGTGAAAAGGCTAAAAGAAGAACGTACCAAGGGTGGGGAACTGCAATTTCAAACAGAGGTTGAGATGATAAGTATGGCCGTTCATAGGAACTTGCTTCGGCTTCGTGGCTTTTGCATGACACCAACTGAAAGATTGCTTGTTTATCCCTACATGGCTAATGGAAGTGTTGCTTCTTGTTTAAGAG AACGTGCTGAAGGCAATCCAGCACTTGATTGGCCAAAGAGAAAGCATATTGCTCTGGGATCAGCAAGGGGGCTGGCATATTTACATGATCACTGCGACCAAAAAATCATTCACCGTGATGTGAAAGCTGCGAATATATTGTTAGATGAAGAGTTTGAAGCTGTTGTTGGAGATTTTGGGCTGGCAAAATTAATGAATTATAACGACTCCCATGTGACAACTGCTGTACGCGGTACGATTGGCCATATAGCTCCTGAGTACCTTTCGACAGGAAAATCTTCTGAGAAAACTGATGTTTTTGGGTACGGGGTCATGCTTCTCGAGCTCATAACTGGACAGAAAGCTTTTGATCTAGCTCGGCTTGcaaatgatgatgatatcatgTTACTCGACTGG GTGAAAGAGgttttgaaagagaagaagctggAAAGCCTTGTAGACGCAGAGCTAGAAGGAAAGTACGTGGAAACAGAAGTGGAGCAGCTGATCCAAATGGCTCTGCTCTGCACTCAAAGTTCTGCACTGGAACGTCCCAAGATGTCAGAGGTAGTGAGAATGCTGGAAGGAGATGGTTTAGCTCAGAGATGGGAAGAGTGGCAAAAGGAGGAGATGCAGACGCACGATTTCAATTATCAAGCCTATCCTCAAGCTGGCACTGACTGGCTCATCCCATATTCCAATTCCCTTATCGAAAACGATTACCCTTCAGGTCCAAGATAA
- the LOC104747290 gene encoding somatic embryogenesis receptor kinase 4 isoform X4: MTSWKNGTKTTPLLPLADSTIQFYSQSRRKRRSLSSADTANNVLQSWDATLVTPCTWFHVTCNNQNKVTRVDLGNAQLSGKLVPELGQLSNLQYLELYSNNITGEIPEELGDLRELVSLDLYANNIGGPIPSSLGKLEKLRFLRLNNNSLSGEIPMELTSVQLQVLDISNNRLTGDIPVNGSFSLFTPISFYNNNLTPLSEPPPTSTAPTPPQPSGRPMTAAIAGGVAAGAALLFAVPAIALAWWLRRKPHDRFFDVPAEEDPEVHLGQLKRFTLRELLVATDNFSNKNVLGRGGFGKVYKGRLADSSLVAVKRLKEERTKGGELQFQTEVEMISMAVHRNLLRLRGFCMTPTERLLVYPYMANGSVASCLRERAEGNPALDWPKRKHIALGSARGLAYLHDHCDQKIIHRDVKAANILLDEEFEAVVGDFGLAKLMNYNDSHVTTAVRGTIGHIAPEYLSTGKSSEKTDVFGYGVMLLELITGQKAFDLARLANDDDIMLLDWVKEVLKEKKLESLVDAELEGKYVETEVEQLIQMALLCTQSSALERPKMSEVVRMLEGDGLAQRWEEWQKEEMQTHDFNYQAYPQAGTDWLIPYSNSLIENDYPSGPR; this comes from the exons ATGACAAGTTGGAAAAATGGAACAAAGACCACTCCTTTGCTTCCTTTGGCTGATTCTACTATTCAATTTTACTCTCAGAGTCGCCGGAAACGCcgaag TTTATCATCAGCTGACACTGCAAACAATGTACTCCAAAGCTGGGATGCTACTCTTGTTACTCCTTGTACCTGGTTTCATGTTACTTGCAATAATCAGAATAAAGTTACTCGTGT TGATCTTGGGAATGCACAACTATCTGGGAAACTGGTTCCAGAACTTGGTCAACTTTCAAACTTGCAGTACTT GGAGCTTTATAGCAATAACATTACTGGGGAGATACCTGAAGAGCTTGGCGACTTGAGGGAACTAGTGAGCTTGGATCTATATGCGAATAACATAGGCGGTCCCATCCCGTCGTCTCTTGGCAAACTAGAGAAACTCCGATTCTT GCGTCTTAACAACAATAGCTTATCTGGGGAAATTCCAATGGAATTGACTTCTGTGCAGCTGCAAGTTCT CGATATCTCAAACAACCGGCTCACTGGAGATATTCCTGTTAATGGTTCCTTTTCGCTCTTCACTCCTATTAG tttttacaataataatttaacgCCACTCTCTGAACCTCCGCCTACTTCTACCGCTCCTACGCCACCACAACCTTCAG GCAGACCAATGACTGCAGCAATAGCAGGGGGAGTTGCTGCAGGTGCAGCACTTCTATTTGCTGTTCCAGCCATTGCGCTAGCTTGGTGGCTGAGAAGAAAACCACATGACCGCTTTTTTGATGTACCTG CTGAAGAAGACCCAGAGGTTCATTTAGGACAACTCAAAAGGTTTACCTTGCGTGAACTGTTAGTTGCTACAGATAACTTTAGcaataaaaatgttttgggtAGAGGTGGTTTTGGTAAAGTGTATAAAGGACGTTTAGCTGATAGCTCTCTAGTGGCTGTGAAAAGGCTAAAAGAAGAACGTACCAAGGGTGGGGAACTGCAATTTCAAACAGAGGTTGAGATGATAAGTATGGCCGTTCATAGGAACTTGCTTCGGCTTCGTGGCTTTTGCATGACACCAACTGAAAGATTGCTTGTTTATCCCTACATGGCTAATGGAAGTGTTGCTTCTTGTTTAAGAG AACGTGCTGAAGGCAATCCAGCACTTGATTGGCCAAAGAGAAAGCATATTGCTCTGGGATCAGCAAGGGGGCTGGCATATTTACATGATCACTGCGACCAAAAAATCATTCACCGTGATGTGAAAGCTGCGAATATATTGTTAGATGAAGAGTTTGAAGCTGTTGTTGGAGATTTTGGGCTGGCAAAATTAATGAATTATAACGACTCCCATGTGACAACTGCTGTACGCGGTACGATTGGCCATATAGCTCCTGAGTACCTTTCGACAGGAAAATCTTCTGAGAAAACTGATGTTTTTGGGTACGGGGTCATGCTTCTCGAGCTCATAACTGGACAGAAAGCTTTTGATCTAGCTCGGCTTGcaaatgatgatgatatcatgTTACTCGACTGG GTGAAAGAGgttttgaaagagaagaagctggAAAGCCTTGTAGACGCAGAGCTAGAAGGAAAGTACGTGGAAACAGAAGTGGAGCAGCTGATCCAAATGGCTCTGCTCTGCACTCAAAGTTCTGCACTGGAACGTCCCAAGATGTCAGAGGTAGTGAGAATGCTGGAAGGAGATGGTTTAGCTCAGAGATGGGAAGAGTGGCAAAAGGAGGAGATGCAGACGCACGATTTCAATTATCAAGCCTATCCTCAAGCTGGCACTGACTGGCTCATCCCATATTCCAATTCCCTTATCGAAAACGATTACCCTTCAGGTCCAAGATAA
- the LOC104747290 gene encoding somatic embryogenesis receptor kinase 4 isoform X1 → MEQRPLLCFLWLILLFNFTLRVAGNAEGDALFMLKNSLSSADTANNVLQSWDATLVTPCTWFHVTCNNQNKVTRVDLGNAQLSGKLVPELGQLSNLQYFCTYACRRELYSNNITGEIPEELGDLRELVSLDLYANNIGGPIPSSLGKLEKLRFLRLNNNSLSGEIPMELTSVQLQVLDISNNRLTGDIPVNGSFSLFTPISFYNNNLTPLSEPPPTSTAPTPPQPSGRPMTAAIAGGVAAGAALLFAVPAIALAWWLRRKPHDRFFDVPAEEDPEVHLGQLKRFTLRELLVATDNFSNKNVLGRGGFGKVYKGRLADSSLVAVKRLKEERTKGGELQFQTEVEMISMAVHRNLLRLRGFCMTPTERLLVYPYMANGSVASCLRERAEGNPALDWPKRKHIALGSARGLAYLHDHCDQKIIHRDVKAANILLDEEFEAVVGDFGLAKLMNYNDSHVTTAVRGTIGHIAPEYLSTGKSSEKTDVFGYGVMLLELITGQKAFDLARLANDDDIMLLDWVKEVLKEKKLESLVDAELEGKYVETEVEQLIQMALLCTQSSALERPKMSEVVRMLEGDGLAQRWEEWQKEEMQTHDFNYQAYPQAGTDWLIPYSNSLIENDYPSGPR, encoded by the exons ATGGAACAAAGACCACTCCTTTGCTTCCTTTGGCTGATTCTACTATTCAATTTTACTCTCAGAGTCGCCGGAAACGCcgaag GTGATGCTTTATTTATGCTGAAAAACAGTTTATCATCAGCTGACACTGCAAACAATGTACTCCAAAGCTGGGATGCTACTCTTGTTACTCCTTGTACCTGGTTTCATGTTACTTGCAATAATCAGAATAAAGTTACTCGTGT TGATCTTGGGAATGCACAACTATCTGGGAAACTGGTTCCAGAACTTGGTCAACTTTCAAACTTGCAGTACTT CTGTACCTATGCATGCAGAAG GGAGCTTTATAGCAATAACATTACTGGGGAGATACCTGAAGAGCTTGGCGACTTGAGGGAACTAGTGAGCTTGGATCTATATGCGAATAACATAGGCGGTCCCATCCCGTCGTCTCTTGGCAAACTAGAGAAACTCCGATTCTT GCGTCTTAACAACAATAGCTTATCTGGGGAAATTCCAATGGAATTGACTTCTGTGCAGCTGCAAGTTCT CGATATCTCAAACAACCGGCTCACTGGAGATATTCCTGTTAATGGTTCCTTTTCGCTCTTCACTCCTATTAG tttttacaataataatttaacgCCACTCTCTGAACCTCCGCCTACTTCTACCGCTCCTACGCCACCACAACCTTCAG GCAGACCAATGACTGCAGCAATAGCAGGGGGAGTTGCTGCAGGTGCAGCACTTCTATTTGCTGTTCCAGCCATTGCGCTAGCTTGGTGGCTGAGAAGAAAACCACATGACCGCTTTTTTGATGTACCTG CTGAAGAAGACCCAGAGGTTCATTTAGGACAACTCAAAAGGTTTACCTTGCGTGAACTGTTAGTTGCTACAGATAACTTTAGcaataaaaatgttttgggtAGAGGTGGTTTTGGTAAAGTGTATAAAGGACGTTTAGCTGATAGCTCTCTAGTGGCTGTGAAAAGGCTAAAAGAAGAACGTACCAAGGGTGGGGAACTGCAATTTCAAACAGAGGTTGAGATGATAAGTATGGCCGTTCATAGGAACTTGCTTCGGCTTCGTGGCTTTTGCATGACACCAACTGAAAGATTGCTTGTTTATCCCTACATGGCTAATGGAAGTGTTGCTTCTTGTTTAAGAG AACGTGCTGAAGGCAATCCAGCACTTGATTGGCCAAAGAGAAAGCATATTGCTCTGGGATCAGCAAGGGGGCTGGCATATTTACATGATCACTGCGACCAAAAAATCATTCACCGTGATGTGAAAGCTGCGAATATATTGTTAGATGAAGAGTTTGAAGCTGTTGTTGGAGATTTTGGGCTGGCAAAATTAATGAATTATAACGACTCCCATGTGACAACTGCTGTACGCGGTACGATTGGCCATATAGCTCCTGAGTACCTTTCGACAGGAAAATCTTCTGAGAAAACTGATGTTTTTGGGTACGGGGTCATGCTTCTCGAGCTCATAACTGGACAGAAAGCTTTTGATCTAGCTCGGCTTGcaaatgatgatgatatcatgTTACTCGACTGG GTGAAAGAGgttttgaaagagaagaagctggAAAGCCTTGTAGACGCAGAGCTAGAAGGAAAGTACGTGGAAACAGAAGTGGAGCAGCTGATCCAAATGGCTCTGCTCTGCACTCAAAGTTCTGCACTGGAACGTCCCAAGATGTCAGAGGTAGTGAGAATGCTGGAAGGAGATGGTTTAGCTCAGAGATGGGAAGAGTGGCAAAAGGAGGAGATGCAGACGCACGATTTCAATTATCAAGCCTATCCTCAAGCTGGCACTGACTGGCTCATCCCATATTCCAATTCCCTTATCGAAAACGATTACCCTTCAGGTCCAAGATAA
- the LOC104747290 gene encoding somatic embryogenesis receptor kinase 4 isoform X3, with protein sequence MEQRPLLCFLWLILLFNFTLRVAGNAEGDALFMLKNSLSSADTANNVLQSWDATLVTPCTWFHVTCNNQNKVTRVDLGNAQLSGKLVPELGQLSNLQYLELYSNNITGEIPEELGDLRELVSLDLYANNIGGPIPSSLGKLEKLRFLRLNNNSLSGEIPMELTSVQLQVLDISNNRLTGDIPVNGSFSLFTPISFYNNNLTPLSEPPPTSTAPTPPQPSGRPMTAAIAGGVAAGAALLFAVPAIALAWWLRRKPHDRFFDVPAEEDPEVHLGQLKRFTLRELLVATDNFSNKNVLGRGGFGKVYKGRLADSSLVAVKRLKEERTKGGELQFQTEVEMISMAVHRNLLRLRGFCMTPTERLLVYPYMANGSVASCLRERAEGNPALDWPKRKHIALGSARGLAYLHDHCDQKIIHRDVKAANILLDEEFEAVVGDFGLAKLMNYNDSHVTTAVRGTIGHIAPEYLSTGKSSEKTDVFGYGVMLLELITGQKAFDLARLANDDDIMLLDWVKEVLKEKKLESLVDAELEGKYVETEVEQLIQMALLCTQSSALERPKMSEVVRMLEGDGLAQRWEEWQKEEMQTHDFNYQAYPQAGTDWLIPYSNSLIENDYPSGPR encoded by the exons ATGGAACAAAGACCACTCCTTTGCTTCCTTTGGCTGATTCTACTATTCAATTTTACTCTCAGAGTCGCCGGAAACGCcgaag GTGATGCTTTATTTATGCTGAAAAACAGTTTATCATCAGCTGACACTGCAAACAATGTACTCCAAAGCTGGGATGCTACTCTTGTTACTCCTTGTACCTGGTTTCATGTTACTTGCAATAATCAGAATAAAGTTACTCGTGT TGATCTTGGGAATGCACAACTATCTGGGAAACTGGTTCCAGAACTTGGTCAACTTTCAAACTTGCAGTACTT GGAGCTTTATAGCAATAACATTACTGGGGAGATACCTGAAGAGCTTGGCGACTTGAGGGAACTAGTGAGCTTGGATCTATATGCGAATAACATAGGCGGTCCCATCCCGTCGTCTCTTGGCAAACTAGAGAAACTCCGATTCTT GCGTCTTAACAACAATAGCTTATCTGGGGAAATTCCAATGGAATTGACTTCTGTGCAGCTGCAAGTTCT CGATATCTCAAACAACCGGCTCACTGGAGATATTCCTGTTAATGGTTCCTTTTCGCTCTTCACTCCTATTAG tttttacaataataatttaacgCCACTCTCTGAACCTCCGCCTACTTCTACCGCTCCTACGCCACCACAACCTTCAG GCAGACCAATGACTGCAGCAATAGCAGGGGGAGTTGCTGCAGGTGCAGCACTTCTATTTGCTGTTCCAGCCATTGCGCTAGCTTGGTGGCTGAGAAGAAAACCACATGACCGCTTTTTTGATGTACCTG CTGAAGAAGACCCAGAGGTTCATTTAGGACAACTCAAAAGGTTTACCTTGCGTGAACTGTTAGTTGCTACAGATAACTTTAGcaataaaaatgttttgggtAGAGGTGGTTTTGGTAAAGTGTATAAAGGACGTTTAGCTGATAGCTCTCTAGTGGCTGTGAAAAGGCTAAAAGAAGAACGTACCAAGGGTGGGGAACTGCAATTTCAAACAGAGGTTGAGATGATAAGTATGGCCGTTCATAGGAACTTGCTTCGGCTTCGTGGCTTTTGCATGACACCAACTGAAAGATTGCTTGTTTATCCCTACATGGCTAATGGAAGTGTTGCTTCTTGTTTAAGAG AACGTGCTGAAGGCAATCCAGCACTTGATTGGCCAAAGAGAAAGCATATTGCTCTGGGATCAGCAAGGGGGCTGGCATATTTACATGATCACTGCGACCAAAAAATCATTCACCGTGATGTGAAAGCTGCGAATATATTGTTAGATGAAGAGTTTGAAGCTGTTGTTGGAGATTTTGGGCTGGCAAAATTAATGAATTATAACGACTCCCATGTGACAACTGCTGTACGCGGTACGATTGGCCATATAGCTCCTGAGTACCTTTCGACAGGAAAATCTTCTGAGAAAACTGATGTTTTTGGGTACGGGGTCATGCTTCTCGAGCTCATAACTGGACAGAAAGCTTTTGATCTAGCTCGGCTTGcaaatgatgatgatatcatgTTACTCGACTGG GTGAAAGAGgttttgaaagagaagaagctggAAAGCCTTGTAGACGCAGAGCTAGAAGGAAAGTACGTGGAAACAGAAGTGGAGCAGCTGATCCAAATGGCTCTGCTCTGCACTCAAAGTTCTGCACTGGAACGTCCCAAGATGTCAGAGGTAGTGAGAATGCTGGAAGGAGATGGTTTAGCTCAGAGATGGGAAGAGTGGCAAAAGGAGGAGATGCAGACGCACGATTTCAATTATCAAGCCTATCCTCAAGCTGGCACTGACTGGCTCATCCCATATTCCAATTCCCTTATCGAAAACGATTACCCTTCAGGTCCAAGATAA